One Pseudorhodoplanes sinuspersici DNA segment encodes these proteins:
- the phnH gene encoding phosphonate C-P lyase system protein PhnH, with amino-acid sequence MIVSLAPAFSEPVFESQSAFRAVMKAMSRPGLVHDLRHDLSPPAPLSGGAAATILTLLDYETPVWLDAALADANDVSLWLRFHTGAPITHDPQQAAFALIADAANAPDFMGFALGAPDYPDRSTTLILQVESLSSGPSIALKGPGIDGVQMLSARPLPEDFVHRMTDNRALFPRGVDVLLLTDNAVAAVPRSTRIEGSA; translated from the coding sequence ATGATCGTCTCGCTCGCTCCTGCATTCTCCGAACCGGTTTTTGAATCGCAATCCGCCTTCCGTGCGGTCATGAAAGCAATGTCGCGGCCGGGTCTTGTTCACGACCTGCGCCACGACCTGTCGCCGCCAGCGCCGTTGTCTGGCGGTGCTGCCGCGACTATTCTGACATTGCTTGACTACGAAACCCCGGTCTGGCTGGACGCTGCTCTGGCCGATGCGAACGATGTTTCGCTCTGGCTGCGTTTCCACACGGGTGCGCCGATCACGCATGATCCGCAGCAGGCGGCTTTCGCATTGATCGCGGATGCGGCGAATGCGCCTGACTTTATGGGGTTTGCGCTTGGAGCGCCGGATTATCCGGATCGCTCGACAACGTTGATCCTGCAAGTTGAGAGCCTATCAAGCGGGCCTTCGATCGCTCTGAAGGGGCCGGGTATTGACGGCGTGCAGATGCTGTCAGCGCGACCGCTACCGGAGGACTTCGTTCATCGTATGACCGACAACCGCGCTTTGTTTCCACGTGGTGTCGATGTGCTGCTGTTGACAGATAACGCGGTGGCCGCTGTCCCGCGCTCGACGCGTATCGAAGGGAGCGCCTAG
- the phnG gene encoding phosphonate C-P lyase system protein PhnG — MRILAEAKLQEIADGLAVIGEVIQHTDLRPPESGLVMLRGRIGGDGAPFNVGEATVTRCAVQLQSGQVGFSYALGRDRHKARLAAVCDALWQSDEHREAVERHVLSPVRMRIDAERTENECRTAATRVDFFTMVRGED; from the coding sequence ATGCGGATTCTGGCCGAGGCGAAGCTGCAAGAGATTGCCGACGGTTTGGCTGTCATCGGCGAGGTCATTCAGCATACCGATCTGCGTCCGCCGGAATCCGGTCTTGTGATGTTGCGCGGGCGGATCGGCGGTGATGGTGCCCCGTTCAACGTCGGTGAAGCGACTGTCACGCGTTGCGCCGTACAGTTGCAGTCGGGCCAAGTTGGATTCTCTTACGCACTTGGTCGTGACCGGCACAAAGCGCGGCTTGCAGCCGTGTGCGACGCGCTGTGGCAGAGCGATGAACACCGTGAGGCTGTCGAACGTCATGTGTTGTCGCCGGTGCGGATGCGCATCGATGCAGAACGCACTGAGAACGAGTGCCGGACGGCGGCGACACGCGTTGATTTCTTCACCATGGTGCGGGGTGAGGACTAG
- the phnF gene encoding phosphonate metabolism transcriptional regulator PhnF: MAHSGEALNTVSPAGVMLWRKIADDIEHAIVRGDFATGEKLPSEQDIADRFGVNRHTVRRALAELTERGLVRAERGSGTYVEPARISYPIRARTRFSEIINASGRMAGGRLLASSKEPAPRDIALRLDLPPNAMTIRLEILRSANRVPISLGTTWLPADLAPDAAKIYRAARSVSRLLAHIGFRDYKRRDTRVSAAMADAIHAAKLQLTPGRPLIVVDSVDIASDGRPILTSHARFAADRVELVIEN; the protein is encoded by the coding sequence ATGGCGCATTCCGGTGAGGCCCTGAACACTGTGTCGCCGGCCGGCGTGATGCTATGGCGGAAAATTGCTGACGATATCGAACATGCGATCGTGCGTGGCGACTTCGCCACTGGTGAAAAACTGCCTAGCGAACAAGACATTGCAGATCGGTTTGGTGTAAATCGTCACACCGTGCGCCGGGCCTTGGCTGAGCTCACCGAACGCGGGCTGGTGCGTGCCGAGCGCGGCAGCGGAACCTATGTTGAACCTGCCCGGATTAGCTATCCCATCCGCGCACGCACACGCTTTTCCGAAATCATCAATGCATCCGGGCGCATGGCGGGCGGACGTTTACTGGCAAGCTCCAAGGAGCCTGCACCGCGTGACATCGCGCTCCGGCTCGATCTTCCGCCGAATGCGATGACGATCCGCCTCGAAATCCTGCGCAGCGCTAACCGCGTCCCGATTTCACTCGGAACGACCTGGCTACCAGCTGACCTCGCTCCCGATGCTGCCAAGATTTACCGAGCCGCGCGCTCGGTCAGCCGCCTGCTCGCGCATATCGGCTTTCGGGATTACAAGCGCCGCGACACACGCGTGTCCGCGGCCATGGCGGATGCGATCCACGCTGCAAAGTTGCAACTCACGCCTGGAAGGCCGCTGATTGTGGTCGACAGTGTCGATATTGCGTCCGATGGTAGGCCGATCCTCACGAGTCATGCACGCTTTGCTGCGGATCGTGTCGAACTTGTCATCGAGAACTGA
- the phnC gene encoding phosphonate ABC transporter ATP-binding protein yields MKAEPILVVRHVSKSFGNCQVLDDVSFSLSRGEMVGLIGASGSGKSTLIRTIAALTPIDREKDKGAPCSIHLFDQAIQKNGCVTRAAAGLRSRVGVVFQQFNLVPRLSLLMNVCLGLLGRMSVIPATFGYFTQDQKVSAMTALKRVGIAEHALKRGSQLSGGQQQRAAIARTLVQNAEIIIADEPIASLDPSSARRVMDILADLNKRDNITVLVSLHQVEYAMRYCPRTIALKGGKIIYDGPSSALTPEFLSALYGAESEELFLPPIESYAATIQTGAKSMPDAAVANGHLAALDQQRAAINGARHLNS; encoded by the coding sequence ATGAAGGCTGAACCAATTCTGGTCGTGCGACATGTCTCAAAGTCTTTCGGCAACTGCCAGGTTCTGGACGATGTCTCGTTCTCGCTGTCGCGGGGCGAGATGGTTGGGTTGATCGGCGCATCCGGCTCCGGCAAATCCACACTCATTCGTACCATCGCTGCCCTGACGCCGATTGACCGCGAGAAAGACAAAGGCGCGCCCTGCTCGATTCACCTGTTTGATCAGGCGATTCAGAAGAATGGCTGCGTCACACGCGCAGCCGCCGGCTTGCGCTCGCGTGTCGGCGTGGTGTTTCAACAATTCAACCTGGTGCCACGACTGTCGCTTTTGATGAATGTCTGCCTTGGTCTCCTCGGACGCATGTCCGTGATCCCGGCGACCTTCGGGTATTTCACGCAGGATCAGAAGGTCAGTGCCATGACGGCGCTCAAGCGCGTCGGCATCGCCGAACATGCGTTGAAACGCGGCAGCCAATTATCGGGTGGACAACAGCAGCGTGCCGCGATTGCGCGTACATTGGTGCAAAACGCGGAAATCATCATCGCCGACGAGCCCATCGCCTCGCTAGATCCAAGCTCGGCCCGCCGCGTCATGGACATTCTCGCGGACCTGAACAAGCGCGACAACATTACCGTTCTGGTGTCGCTGCATCAGGTCGAATATGCGATGCGCTATTGTCCACGAACAATCGCCCTGAAAGGCGGCAAGATCATTTACGACGGCCCCTCAAGCGCGCTGACGCCGGAATTCCTGAGCGCACTCTATGGCGCGGAGAGCGAAGAGTTGTTCCTGCCGCCAATTGAATCCTACGCAGCGACGATTCAGACCGGCGCAAAATCGATGCCCGACGCTGCTGTTGCAAATGGGCATCTTGCTGCGCTCGACCAGCAGCGCGCAGCCATAAACGGCGCGCGACATTTGAACAGTTAG
- the phnD gene encoding phosphonate ABC transporter substrate-binding protein, with amino-acid sequence MAAAALAMTVATGAAQELKELNFGIISTETSANLKKGWEPFLRAMEKGTGLKVNGFYASDYAGVIEAMRFGKVHIAWYGNKSAMEAVDRSSGEVFIQSVDSDGNPGYWSHLIVHKDSPIQTLDDALKCDKTLDFGNGDPNSTSGFLVPTTYVFASKGIEPKQCFKSVRNAAHEANAMAVANKQVSVATNNSENLRRLEVTAPAARKNIRVIWTSPLIASDPLVWRKDLSPDVKAKVYTWLASYGRVGTPEEIAEAKKVLAELQWAPFNPSSNRQLLPIRQLEASKSLLRVMSDDKLSEQEKKTKSAELKAEIAKLEQAQKQAESDSFTKRVSAFIEADKARDQAQIKKMISDFAATFASTN; translated from the coding sequence TTGGCCGCTGCCGCCTTGGCAATGACCGTCGCCACAGGCGCGGCGCAGGAACTCAAGGAGCTAAACTTCGGCATCATCTCCACCGAGACGTCTGCCAATCTCAAAAAGGGCTGGGAGCCGTTCTTACGGGCGATGGAGAAAGGCACAGGGCTAAAGGTGAATGGCTTCTATGCTTCCGACTATGCCGGCGTGATCGAGGCAATGCGCTTTGGAAAAGTGCATATCGCTTGGTACGGCAATAAGTCCGCAATGGAAGCCGTCGACCGCTCAAGCGGCGAGGTTTTCATCCAATCCGTCGATTCGGACGGCAATCCCGGTTATTGGTCGCATCTGATCGTTCACAAAGATTCACCAATTCAGACGCTCGATGATGCGCTGAAATGCGACAAGACTCTCGATTTCGGCAACGGCGATCCCAATTCGACCTCGGGTTTCCTCGTGCCGACCACTTACGTTTTTGCGTCCAAGGGCATCGAGCCGAAACAATGCTTCAAGTCGGTTCGAAACGCGGCGCATGAAGCCAACGCAATGGCCGTCGCGAACAAGCAGGTTTCCGTTGCAACCAACAACAGTGAAAATCTGCGGCGCCTCGAAGTCACCGCTCCGGCCGCCCGCAAGAACATCAGGGTGATCTGGACATCGCCGCTGATCGCCAGCGATCCGTTGGTCTGGCGCAAGGACCTGTCCCCCGACGTGAAAGCCAAAGTTTATACATGGCTTGCCTCCTATGGGCGCGTCGGCACTCCGGAAGAGATTGCAGAAGCAAAGAAAGTTCTGGCGGAATTGCAGTGGGCGCCTTTTAACCCGTCTTCGAACCGTCAGCTGTTACCTATTCGGCAACTCGAAGCCAGCAAATCGCTGTTGCGGGTGATGTCCGACGACAAGCTCTCCGAGCAGGAGAAAAAGACCAAGAGCGCTGAATTGAAAGCTGAAATCGCGAAACTGGAGCAGGCACAGAAGCAGGCCGAATCCGATTCATTTACCAAACGAGTGTCGGCGTTCATTGAAGCCGATAAAGCAAGAGATCAGGCGCAAATCAAAAAGATGATCTCCGATTTCGCCGCCACCTTTGCAAGCACCAACTAA